In Euphorbia lathyris chromosome 9, ddEupLath1.1, whole genome shotgun sequence, the following are encoded in one genomic region:
- the LOC136206617 gene encoding large ribosomal subunit protein eL13z-like, which yields MKHNNVIPNGHFKKHWQNYVKTWFNQPARKTRRRLARQKKAVKIFPRPTAGPLRPVVHGQTLKYNMKVRAGRGFTLEELKAAGIPKKLAPTIGISVDHRRKNRSLEGLQSNVQRLKTYKAKLVVFPRRARKFKAGDSAPEELGTATQVQGEFMPIGREKPSVELVKVTEEMKSFKAYNKLRLERTNARHVGVRMKRAAEAEKEEKK from the exons ATGAAGCATAACAATGTTATCCCTAATGGACACTTTAAGAAGCACTGGCAGAACTATGTCAAGACATGGTTTAATCAGCCTGCCCGTAAGACAAGGAGACGTCTTG CTCGCCAAAAGAAGGCCGTGAAGATCTTTCCACGCCCTACAGCAGGACCTCTTCGTCCTGTCGTCCATGGCCAGACCTTAAAGTACAACATGAAAGTGAGGGCTGGTCGAGGATTTACTCTTGAGGAACTTAAG GCTGCAGGTATTCCAAAGAAGCTTGCTCCCACAATTGGTATATCTGTTGATCATCGTAGAAAAAACCGCTCCTTGGAGGGCCTGCAATCCAATGTTCAGAGGCTGAAGACCTACAAGGCCAAGTTGGTTGTCTTCCCAAGACGTGCCCGCAAGTTTAAG GCTGGTGATTCTGCTCCCGAGGAACTTGGAACAGCAACTCAAGTCCAAGGTGAATTCATGCCAATTGGACGTGAGAAGCCATCTGTGGAGCTTGTTAAAGTCACAGAAGAGATGAAATCATTCAAGGCCTACAACAAGCTGCGTTTGGAGAGGACAAATGCACGCCATGTTGGTGTCAGGATGAAGAGGGCAGCAGAGGCTGAGAAAGAGGAAAAGAAATAG